In the Drosophila subpulchrella strain 33 F10 #4 breed RU33 unplaced genomic scaffold, RU_Dsub_v1.1 Primary Assembly Seq379, whole genome shotgun sequence genome, one interval contains:
- the LOC119561855 gene encoding B9 domain-containing protein 2: MAEFHIIGQILKAVHFAEPHLYCKWSLQSGNEWRLVQGEVQGQSHVAAHRLQNCADFAQTLDIHLSAGSVQGWPRLLVEVYAINVLKQSWPVGYGILHIPSTPGTHRLDISTWKVAPNGLWQSLRERFGGGGAALSKNDIIYSGVERSGE; encoded by the exons atggCGGAGTTCCACATAATTGGACAAATATTAaaagcagttcacttcgccgAGCCGCACTTATATTGCAAGTGGAGTCTGCAGAGCG GAAACGAATGGCGTCTGGTTCAGGGCGAGGTTCAGGGTCAGAGCCATGTAGCGGCCCACCGACTGCAGAACTGCGCGGACTTCGCCCAGACCCTAGACATACACCTGAGCGCAGGCTCTGTCCAAGGCTGGCCACGACTGCTGGTAGAGGTGTACGCTATCAACGTACTGAAACAGTCCTGGCCTGTCGGCTACGGCATTTTACACATACCCTCCACTCCAGGTACGCATCGGCTGGATATTAGCACCTGGAAGGTAGCACCCAACGGCCTATGGCAGTCACTTCGAGAGCGGTTTGGCGGTGGTGGAGCCGCACTGAGCAAGAACGACATTATCTACTCGGGAGTTGAGCG